The following proteins come from a genomic window of Lolium rigidum isolate FL_2022 chromosome 5, APGP_CSIRO_Lrig_0.1, whole genome shotgun sequence:
- the LOC124652145 gene encoding structural maintenance of chromosomes protein 6B-like, whose protein sequence is MAGTISRIRLENFMCHSSLHIDLAQHVNFITGQNGSGKSAILTALCIAFGSRAKSTQRAAALKDFIKTGCSHATVVVDINNQGEDAFKPEVYGNVIILERRITESTSSTLLKDQHGKKVAHRKDDLNEIVEHFNIDVENPCVIMSQDKSREFLHSGNDKDKFKFFFKATLLQQVNELLETIRDQLNNADSIVQELEKSIKPVMRELDELREKIKNMEHIEEIAHDIDNLKKKLAWSWVYGVDKQIEEQTVKLQKLKERIPACQERIDRSTAAIDELKKELIEKEEIVNSLRDKTREVNMMKKSMEDKIAEVVKQTIELEAEHVRGTRLLEKMNVQLKKLQAQLHDFRTQHMQSTQAEASQIEEDIKTIQGEIDNLHSSVTRLREEEKNFSEELSGIQKSITDITKEITENDSRFQQLKSQINDLQHRQSNKVTAFGGQRVLNLLETIESSYRRFKNPPIGPIGAHLKLASEFWSVAVDCACGRLLDAFIVSCHKDLQILRECANKVHYGYLQIIIYDFTRPRLLIPDHRLPTTEHPTVLSVIHSENDTVVNVLVDQGNAERQVLVRDYEVGKSVAFDSRIQNMKEVYTADGYKMFSRGSVQTILPPYKNRRAGRLCSSVGEKIAELINEANGIEKIKSEKSAQRRKLVSDQQNIEQKITSLKRKRVPEEHRLANKKVHLDDAKRASVENNSYTAVDTTELEEEIKQGKIDIEQKELLLQKISVRLRATIQDVNDNKASYKTYMDSMNAETGSFSSANDELDVANRKLDAAQQEKTHYEGLMKTKVLPDIKMAEADYENIQQLRQEYFKKASVICSESDLEALGHVAGSTPEQLSAKINRLKHRLDQESRRYSESIDDLRALHDKKERKIFKKQQLYAGFRVKLNSCQNALDMRWKKFQRNAGLLKRQLTWLFNEHLGKKGISGFINVDYKNKVLSVELTMPQDASRDTVRDTRGLSGGERSFSTLCFTLALHGMTEAPFRAMDEFDVFMDAVSRKISLDTLIDFAVAQGSQWIFITPHDISMVKPGDRVKKQQMAAPRG, encoded by the exons GCGGGAAGAGCGCCATCTTGACGGCGCTCTGCATCGCCTTCGGCTCCCGCGCCAAGAGCACGCAGCGGGCCGCCGCGCTCAAGGACTTCATCAAGACCGGCTGCAG TCATGCAACAGTTGTTGTTGATATCAACAACCAAGGGGAGGACGCGTTCAAGCCTGAAGTATACGGGAACGTAATCATATTGGAACGCAGGATTACCGAGTCAACTAGTTCTACGCTTTTAAAGGACCAACATG GGAAGAAGGTGGCGCATCGCAAAGACGATCTCAATGAGATAGTCGAGCATTTCAAT ATTGATGTTGAAAATCCTTGTGTAATCATGAGTCAAGACAAAAGTAGAGAATTCCTGCACTCAGGAAATGACAAGGATAAGTTTAAG TTCTTTTTCAAGGCTACTCTTCTTCAACAAGTAAATGAGTTGCTTGAGACAATAAGAGATCAGCTGAACAATGCAGACTCTATTGTTCAAGAGTTGGAGAAGTCAATTAAGCCAGTGATGAGAGAACTTGATGAATTGCGAGAGAAGATAAAGAATATGGAACACATAGAAGAGATAGCACATGATATTGATAATTTGAAGAAGAAGTTAGCTTGGTCATGGGTTTATGGTGTCGACAAGCAAATTGAGGAACAAACAGTGAAACTCCAGAAACTCAAAGAGCGAATTCCTGCATGCCAAGAAAGAATTGATCGAAGTACA GCCGCCATAGATGAACTGAAGAAAGAACTAATTGAAAAGGAAGAAATCGTCAACTCTTTGAGGGATAAGACTCGTGAAGTGAACATGATGAAAAAAAGTATGGAAGACAAGATTGCTGAG GTTGTGAAGCAGACGATAGAACTAGAGGCAGAGCATGTGCGCGGTACACGTTTGCTGGAGAAAATGAATGTCCAGCTAAAGAAATTGCAGGCACAACTTCATGATTTTCGAACACAGCATATGCAGTCGACCCAG GCTGAAGCATCTCAAATTGAGGAAGACATCAAGACAATTCAAGGAGAGATTGATAATCTTCATTCAAGTGTTACAAG GTTAAGAGAGGAGGAAAAAAATTTCTCTGAAGAATTATCAGGCATTCAAAAATCTATCACTGACATTACAAAAGAG ATAACTGAAAACGATAGCAGGTTTCAACAATTGAAATCTCAAATTAATGATCTTCAACACCGTCAAAGTAATAAG GTGACCGCATTTGGGGGACAAAGAGTTCTGAACCTCTTGGAAACAATTGAGAGTAGCTACAGACGATTCAAAAACCCACCTATTGGTCCGATCGGAGCTCATCTG AAACTTGCTAGTGAGTTCTGGTCTGTGGCAGTTGATTGCGCATGCGGGAGGCTTTTGGATGCTTTTATTGTCTCTTGTCATAAGGATTTGCAAATTTTACGGGAATGTGCGAATAAAGTGCACTACGGTTACCTTCAAATTATCATATATGATTTTACTAGACCACG GTTGTTGATTCCAGATCATAGACTTCCTACAACAGAGCACCCGACAGTACTTTCAGTTATTCATTCAGAAAATGATACTGTAGTAAATGTATTGGTGGACCAG GGCAACGCTGAAAGGCAGGTCCTGGTTCGAGATTATGAAGTGGGAAAATCTGTTGCATTTGATTCTAGGATACAAAACATGAAGGAAGTGTATACGGCTGATGGGTACAAAAT GTTTTCTAGAGGGTCTGTTCAGACCATTCTTCCTCCATACAAAAATAGAAGAGCTGGTCGGTTGTGCAGTTCAGTGGGAGAAAAAATAGCTGAACTGATAAATGAAGCTAATGGTATTGAAAAAATAAAGTCGGAAAAGAGCGCTCAGAGAAGGAAGTTAGTTAGTGACCAACAAAACATCGAACAGAAAATAACAAGTTTGAAG AGAAAACGGGTACCCGAGGAGCATCGTTTAGCGAATAAAAAAGTGCATCTTGATGATGCCAAGAGAGCTTCTGTTGAAAATAATAGTTATACTGCTGTGGATACTACTGAACTAGAGGAGGAAATAAAG CAAGGGAAGATTGACATTGAGCAAAAAGAACTATTACTGCAGAAGATCAGCGTAAGGTTAAGAGCAACTATACAAGATGTGAATGATAACAAAGCGTCTTACAAGACCTATATGG aTTCCATGAATGCGGAGACAGGGTCTTTTAGCAGCGCAAATGATGAATTAGATGTTGCTAATCGTAAACTGGATGCTGCACAGCAG GAGAAGACTCACTATGAAGGTCTCATGAAAACTAAAGTTTTACCTGATATCAAAATGGCTGAAGCAGATTATGAAAATATTCAGCAGCTTCGTCAG GAGTACTTCAAGAAGGCTTCAGTTATTTGCTCCGAGAGTGATTTGGAAGCGCTGGGGCATGTTGCTGGATCCACTCCTGAACAATTAAGTGCTAAGATAAATAGACTGAAACATAGACTTGATCAAGAAAGCAGAAG ATATTCTGAGTCCATAGATGATCTGAGGGCATTGCATGACAAAAAGGAACGGAAAATCTTTAAAAAGCAACAGCTCTATGCAGGTTTTAGAGTGAAATTAAAT TCGTGTCAAAATGCATTGGACATGCGATGGAAGAAGTTCCAGAGAAATGCTGGCCTTTTGAAGCGACAGTTGACTTGGCT GTTCAATGAGCACCTTGGGAAGAAAGGAATCAGTGGATTCATCAACGTGGATTACAAGAATAAAGTTCTGTCTGTTGAG CTCACCATGCCTCAAGATGCATCGCGTGATACCGTCAGAGACACTAGAGGACTGTCAG GAGGAGAGCGATCCTTTTCGACACTTTGCTTCACCTTAGCTCTTCATGGAATGACAGAAGCACCTTTCAGGGCCATGGATGAGTTCGATGTATTCATG GATGCGGTAAGCCGCAAAATAAGCTTGGACACCCTCATAGATTTTGCTGTTGCACAAGGGTCACAGTGGATATTTATAACACCACACGATATCAG CATGGTGAAGCCTGGAGATCGGGTCAAGAAGCAGCAGATGGCCGCCCCTCGCGGTTGA